The genomic stretch GTCTCCGCGTAAAACGCTTTCAACGCAGCGCATACGTCGGGATGAACAAACTTCGAGATATCGCCACCGAATGATGCGACTTCGCGAACCAGCGTTGATGAAATATAGGTGAACTGTTCTGCCGGTGTCAGGAACACCGTCTCGACGTCCGGTGCAATCTGCCGGCTCATTGTAGCCAGCTGAAATTCGTACTCGAAATCCGACACCGCACGCAGCCCCCGAATCATCACTGGCAGGTCGCGCTCGCGGGCAAAATCCACAGTCATTCCGGTATAACCACACACCTCGACATTGCCGATATCGCCGACGACGGTGCGGGCCATAGCCACACGCTGCTCCAGGCTGAAAACCGGTTCCTTGCGCGGGCTGGCGGCAATGCCGACCACAACGCGATCGAAAATACGCGCAGCGCGGCGGATCAGGTCATTGTGCCCGTTAGTGATGGGGTCGAACGTGCCCGGATAAAGTGCGGCTCGGCTCATGGGGTTTCCTGCGATATTGACACCAGATGATAACCCACGCGGCCGGCACGCTTGCTGCGCAGCAGCTCCAGCCCGTCGGGCAGGGCCGGCGGACCGCATCCCGCCGCCGTCTCCAGGTAAAGCCGGCCACCCGGACGCAACAGTCGTGCTGAACCGATGCGGTACAGCAACTGCGACCACGGATCTTCCTCATACGGCGGGTCGATGAAAATGACATCGAATTCCTGTTCGCAACGCTTCAGCCAGGCCAGCGCGTCGGCACGAACACAGTGGCCCCCCTGCGCCTGCAACAGCTCGAGGTGTGTCCGCACGGTCTCGAGCGCATCGTCGTTGCGTTCGACAAAGGTGCAAGCGGCAGCACCGCGAGACAGCGCCTCCAGCCCCAGTGCACCGCTGCCGGAATACAGGTCCAGGCAACTTGCCCCGTCGATAATCGGGCTGAGCCAGTTAAATACTGTTTCACGCACCCGGTCCGGTGTCGGCCGCAGTTCGCCGGTATCGGGGAAGCGCAGCCGCCGGCCACGCCATTGCCCGCCGATAATACGGAAACTGCCGCTGGCGCCGCGCCGTTTGTGCCTGGCTGTGCTCACCGTTTGTTCCGTTGTCTTTTGTCCTGACGGTAGTGCAAACTCGCTGCGACGATTGCGGGACTCTCAATGCTGAGAAAGAAAAAATCCGACAAGACCGAGGCAGCGGAAAAAAAGCCCGGGTTCATAACTCGCCTGCGTGCACGAATCAACAAGGGCGATTCCTGGCTAACCACTGATGTCAAAGACCTCATCCCCGGCGGCAGGATCGACGAGGATACTCTGGAAGAGCTGGAAACGCGGCTGCTGCTCGGCGATGTCGGCGTTGACGCAACCGAGCATATCATTGACGGGCTGCGCAAGCGGCTGAAACGCACCGAGATGAAAGACCTCGACGCCCTGATGGCGGCGTTGCGGGAAAGCATGCTCGAGATCGTCGCTCCCGCAGCGAGGCCGCTGGACATCGACACCACCCATCAGCCGTTCGTGATACTGATG from Gammaproteobacteria bacterium encodes the following:
- the coaD gene encoding pantetheine-phosphate adenylyltransferase, translated to MSRAALYPGTFDPITNGHNDLIRRAARIFDRVVVGIAASPRKEPVFSLEQRVAMARTVVGDIGNVEVCGYTGMTVDFARERDLPVMIRGLRAVSDFEYEFQLATMSRQIAPDVETVFLTPAEQFTYISSTLVREVASFGGDISKFVHPDVCAALKAFYAET
- the rsmD gene encoding 16S rRNA (guanine(966)-N(2))-methyltransferase RsmD is translated as MSTARHKRRGASGSFRIIGGQWRGRRLRFPDTGELRPTPDRVRETVFNWLSPIIDGASCLDLYSGSGALGLEALSRGAAACTFVERNDDALETVRTHLELLQAQGGHCVRADALAWLKRCEQEFDVIFIDPPYEEDPWSQLLYRIGSARLLRPGGRLYLETAAGCGPPALPDGLELLRSKRAGRVGYHLVSISQETP